The genomic segment CAAAATGTCGTGTGCGGGAGCCGATAGGGTGTCCAACCCAAGCGAATAAAGTAAACGAGATTCCTGGAACGTTTCCGGTGACAGACGTGAATGGAAATCCGAGCTGACCCGAGCTGACCCGAACTTAGTGAAGTACTCTGAGAATGACAGAGGGCAAGAAATCCGACAATGATTGCAATGCAGGTTTTTTGAAATTGTCAGCCGGCAAAATTGAAATATCCCAAGTTGTCGTGCACTTGCCCCAAGTCGGTGGGCGTAGTTATGTGTTAATTGATTAAattgaagggaaaaaatgaCATATGCGTCGATTTTATGGAGAGCACACAGTGAATAcgtttgtcaatttttgatgGCGTCGACAGTCAAGTCCCTAAGTATTGTGTGATCGCGAAGGCTTCGCGAGTCACTAATGTGTAGGTCTAGACAAGTCAAATTACAGATAAGGAGTGTCATACCAACAACCAAAGACAGAAAATGTGGGTTTAATTCTCAGAAGAGGCGAAACCGGCCAATTTTATGCACCATCTTTACATATAGAAACAAGCGATGGGCTGATCTGTCGTTGATGTTAtaatatttcaaacttttctcatAGAGAATAATGGTAGTAGCATATTACTGTAGTTTGAAAGTTAGTGGGATGCCCTCTATGGCtcgattttgtgtgtgtgtcgaAAATgcgtaattttttaaaaaattattggGGAAGCTGACGGCTGACATTTTACAAAGTAAAATTGATTATGGATCCATGTGGCATTAAACTGCAAACATACGCAATGttcaactttcaatttttgcgaCTCCGCATCATCGTTGTCTGCCTGTCACTTGATAAAAAGTGACTCGAGTTTCTGTGAGTTTCTGTCACAATGTCGTTCTATAAGCAGAAAGCACGAGATTTCTCAATATCGACGCATTCTCAAGTTAATCATTTGCAACAGGTTTCGGGGGGTCTCAGAGAATCTAACAAACATGAGCGTTTCATGTCATAAAATTGGTTTTCCTGTCAGTCTCGAAGACGCACGAAGACGTTCTGTATGACATTCCCGCCAAATGGACGAATTCAATTCTAACGTCACCGGTGAAGACGTAGTGGGTCGTACACGAAATATACTCAAACATGTTCATAAAGATAAATTcacgttaaggtagtatgcgcctcgaaagtgaaaaacttaaacttttgctgaaactttcctcattgaaactttgaaccattctcttaccaaatcaagaataaaaatcaggggccaacgtgcaaagtttggcacaAGAAAAAGAAATTGCCTTTCATTTAGGCCTACCgatgatttgaaattcaaaatggccgctttaCCTGTGTTTAACTCCAgagggtaaaataaaattttcgattttcaaaaaaattaagatgatgaaatttttcttaccccaagagctttaaaatgcgCACCCGCAAGCGGAGATCAAAACACAATCGTGAAAATTCAGAATCGGATATCTgatcccgaggcgcattctgccGTGAGAGCTAAGTTAGTAAAGCTCGCAGAACTATCCCCTCTCTTCCCCTGTATATCGATGCAGAAATTTTCAGCCTGATAGCGTACTCGGAAGAATGCTATTCGGAGACTTTATATATAGTTGCGAAATGATTTTAAGTAGGTTGTGAAGATAAATTTTTGTGAGACCAATTTTTGAAGCATACAGTTCCAGCAAAAGTCCAACCAGAGACtgtattcttttgtttttttttattttattccctAATAACTATTTGGTTCTTTACAAACTCTATACTGTTTCATTACCGAGATCAATTCAAAAACGttacaaattatgataaaaatgacgtcatttaatTCAAGGAAATTTAAGAAGTTCCAACGAGATCCCTGcccttgaaatttaatttcattattCTATCAGTCGACGTCACACTTTTTTTACTTACGTCATCAATTTCCAAGGCATCTACCAGCTTCGTTTCAAGTTCAAGGTCTGTGTTTTGTGGGTTTCTCTTCACAAAGATCCCTGTCTTCCATCTTTTTGCATCTCTTTTGTAAATACCGCCTTTCCAGCGTTTGTCATCTTCATTCTGGTCTGAATCGTCCTCGTCCGCGTCTTTTTTAAAAAGTCCAGCCTTCCATCTCTTCTCCTCGTCCGCGTCCTTTTTAAAAAGCCCGGCTTTCCATCGTTTTTCCTCGTCTGCGTCTTTTTTAAAGAGGCCGGCTTTCCACCGCTTCTCCTCGTCCGCGTCTTTTTTAAAGAGGCCGGCTTTCCACCGCTTCTCCTCGTCCGCGTCTTTCTTAAAGAGTCCGGCCTTCCATCTTTTCTCATCGTCTTTCTTATAGATCCCGCCTTTCCAACGCTTCTCTTCGTCCATCTCGTCGTCGTCCTTTTGAATAGTCCCGCTTTCCAGCGTTTTTCGTCCTCGCCGCCGTCGGCGTCTTTCTTAAACAGCCCAGCTTTCCATCGCTTTTCGTCGTCCTTTTTGAAGATCCCGCCTTTCCATCGTTTGTCTTCAGCAAGATTGTCGTCTTTCTTGAACAACCCTGCCTTCCATCGCTTTTCGTCCTCCGCCGCTACCTCATTGGCGTCCTTTTTGAATATACCCCCTTTCCAACTTCTTTTATCTTCATCGTCAGCCTGCGGAATGAAGCGATTGCAAGTTAGTTATATTTGTACagagaaataataaaattaGCCCTCATTCATACTTGTTAAGTCTTTACAAACCCACCCATCTTGTTAACTTTTTGAAAACTTGCTCGACTTCCCACTCTCAATACGAATCGGACTATGTGATCTTGCCAGTAGCAGCTATCTATGCGTTCTGTCAAGTTCAAATACGAACTGTGAACTGAAGGTCGAGCACGGAAAGCGATAGAATCTCTCTTTTTTCCGGCGCCTGTTCAGTAAAATGAAATACATCGtgaaaattgacctttgacccaaatgACGTAATCACTTCGCAGAGTTAACAACATCCTTGCTGCAGCGGTATATCGGACGACTGTTTGAAGTATCCGAGCGTCACCGTTCGCGCATGAGCACATTGTCTGGTAAACAGCAGAATTCATTTCATCTATGCCGGTTCTGTAAACAGCCGGAGACgagattacattttttttccaacacTCATTCCGCATGTTTCAAAGTAGTTACGCAATATAACTGAGTTCTAGAGCTATCATGCCACCTTTGCGTACAGGAACTTACATTTTGCTATGTAGACATACTTTTTGGGCTTGATCTGGatatatttaaatatcttttaACACATTTTATTGTAAGGGATACTTTAGTTATGAAAGTTGTTGACAAGCTGGGTAAGCAAAGCATTCTTAGGCAATGAATTGAATTTACAACATTGCGAATTATGATCAAATCGGAGTGTTTCCATGGCGACTGTTTGGCAAGGCGCCATATTAATAGCTAAGGGTTGGCAGTAATTGCTATATTTAACGTTGTATCAAACACTGCTTCTTCTAATTCAGTtttaaggcaaaaattacataaTGCTACACAATTAATATATTATGGAACGTAAACAGGAGCTTTACGGTGGTAATCTCACGATCGATTTCCTTGATAACAGGTCTTAGACCTTGCTCAACCTTTGACCTGTGTTGTATATGAGCATACTGGCTTTTTATGCACCTATAGCAAATTCAGGAATACCAATTAAAATACCAGTTCTTCTAATCGATGCATTTTGTTGTTCAAACTTCCATTCAAGTGCTAAActtgttttttctatttccgGACTAAGTAGAATACAGAGTGATACCTAGTCCTCTGATGGTTGTGTTCGTATTCAGGAAAAGTGACAATTTCGCTTCTTCGAATTTTTTAGCAGATTATAGTTTAGTGCCTCTTTTGGCACACGCCTAAGGACAAGGCTTTCACGTGCGTGCAAATAGTATGGATCAATAATTGGGCTGGATTCCCAGGAAACCGAGAAAGCCATAGTCTTTTATATCAGTGGATGAAATTACAGCAATTAGGCGTTCTACATTCTGACAGTGTAGTCGCTCTGAGCATTGCATCTCAAGATGGAGTTCTGTTTTCTTAAGACTTTGCAGTAGATTCATCATTTCTTTTTCGTGAGACACGAAATTGACAGCGTTCACTGTCAGCATCTTCAAGACACTTAACATCTTGTCTGCTGATATTGTACAATGCTGTGAAGACGGCAAATGCAATTTGTTCTTTATATTACAATTGATCTGTTTGTAATATGTCGAGGCAAACCGATAAGGCTAAACAAggttaaaaagttaaaatgataCTGGACTTCCGCAGATTGCTATCGTGGCTGACATTTAGAGAAACAACGAGTATCAGAATCTACCGTCGTCGGCTTTGTCCGCTGGGAGTACCGCTCTTGTCTGTCGTCATCGTCAATTGTTAACTGACTCTCACCGCACTTAGCTCCAGCTCCCGTGATTGCTACACTTGCTCTCCGAGGGAAATTCTTCGCCGGATTTTAACCTTTGAGATTTTCACTGCCGACTGCATAACGGTGATCAAACCGAATGGAATGACTCATGCATTAATTAAATGACACTCGATTTTTTATTTCTCGTATAAGGAACACAGCTCGTGGCGATGGGCTGGGCTTGTATCAAATTCCACACAATTTTCTGGCCACTTCGCACACAttatataattaattttcctgGGAATTTCAGAGATTTTCGCTTTAAATGTGTTCCCTTAGGCGACAGAGTGAGCCGCCATGTTTTCAATTGAGAGCTTGTAGTCAGCGTGTATCAACATTGCAACCCGTTTTCTGAGATACGGCAACGTGTGAATGATGTGTAATATTAGCCTGAACGAGTCAACAAGGCGACATAACATCTAGAATGTTTCTCCCAAAAGAGCTTTTCATAGGGATGTTGTGCGACACTGTTCATACTATTGTAACGTCATTAGGGCATGGACATGTTTCTGATTCCATCGTGATACTTAATTAGCCAAACTTAGTAATTTTTCGCCATCCGTGGCAACatctgaaaatgcaaattttctggACATATAGATTTGTACAATATGATTAGAAAGTGCATGATTTGGCGATAttttatgttatgtatgtatgtatgtatgtatgtatgtatgtatgtatgtatgtatgtatgtatgtatgtatgtatgtatgtatgtatgtatgtatgtatgtatgtatgtatgtatgtatgtatgtatgtatacagacagagaaacagatagacagacagacagacagacaaacggaCAGACAGTCTGACAGATCGGCAGGCGACTAAGCAGACTAGCAGGCAAATTGAAAGGCAATTAATTCGCAGGATAAATCAAAAGTATATTTATGAATTTCGGAGGAAgtctgaaaaaaaacataaaacaagaTATATGAATTGTACATTTGTAATTGTCTACGTCCTCTCGGTACAAAGTAGGTTTAGCAAGCTATAATGAAACGCAGAGGGCCTACAAATGGCTGATCTTTCGATAAGTTTATAGATTTATTCAACTGATTTCTGTTGGATTGAAGAGTAGCCCATACAAAGACCACAAAACCGTAATAAATGAGAAATGGGGTATTAACGAAATCGATTTGAATTCGACTTGAGCGGCCGGAGCGATTTGTCACGGCCGCCGCTACTAGTGAGACCAGAAAGATGGCTATCAAACGGCATGACAAGCTGTCTTGGCGATTTCTCGTTCTGCTGAGGTCTAGTATCGAGGCTATAATTACTGTCGTAAGTGGTTATTAGTGTGAGTATGCTCTTGGCAACTATATCGTTGTCAGAGATTACAATCAGAGAGAAATGAGAATGGCCCCCTACTAAATGTGAAACCAGCAGCATCATCCCCCGATACCATCGACATTGAAAGAACGCCAAGGAAATAAATGGCGATGTCgataaaaaacaatgtctcttTTAATCATTTGATTGCTCCCTGGAACAGCTGTGGCATTTCAGTTTTTATTCATATGCATAGTAATGGCTTTAGAGGTCACCGTCAGCACACACAGATACAGAAATATTCTTCTACTTTGATTTTACCTCGAAGATTAGTTCGAATATTCTGGAAGAACAAATGATCTATAAATTGAAGGGgttatcaaaaatattatttgatatatatatatatatatatatatatatatatatatatatatatatatatatatatatatatatatatatatatatatatatatatatatatcatataatatAGATATTATGtacggtctgtctgtctgtctgtctgtctgtctgtctgtctgtctgtctgtctgtctgtatgtatgtatgtatgtatgtatgtatgtatgtatgtatgtatgtatgtatgtatgtatgtatgtatgtatgtatgtatttaacaTGAACTTGCCAAAAAAGTATACCCTCAAAATCTGTAGATTTAGCTTTTAATTAAATGGtgcttgaaataaaatgaaatgctaTTTGCTGTGATAAGCGCGACCGGGGTGCACCATTTTGTTTGGGCAGATGACTTTGACTCGACTGCGCAGAACATTGATTTACTACCAGTCCATTATCGATACACTACTATATCTGTCTATCTCTCTGTATATCAATGAAATAGATGTTCAGAATTCCATTCCATGTCTCCATGAATCATCCATAATGGTAGATAATGACATGTGTTTATCGAATATTTGTCATATAAGTCCAATTTTACTCACTCTAATCGGATAACAATCTTATCTTTCTCTGGGCATAAGGTAATTCGCGAAAAGCGAAAATATGTAGTTAtttacttttgataaattttgaacgaCCTTACTGataatgtgtattttttttactttatcaACTACGATTGCGGCTTCAAATCTGACAGGTAATCCTAACTTTCGCGGCGACTGTTAATGTTGCACGGTCAAATCATCTTCCAAACTTAACTAACCTCCAACTTAATGGTGTTTAAAATAAACCTTTGGCATTATGCCGTATCTGCCACCTCTTCCAATTTTGTCTTTTCCCATTTTGTCTCTCTTCtacctctgtctgtctgtgtccatCTGTCCTTTTTctgacaattttcaaatttggttcagaCTGTCTGTCTATTCTTTATGCATCGCTCTCTCCCTCTTctatttctgtctctgtctctgtctctatgtctgtctgtctgtctgtctctctgtctgtctgtctgtctgtctgtctgtctgtctctctctctctctctctctctctctctctctctctctctctctctctctctctctctctctctctctctctctctctctctctctctctctctctctctctctctctctctctctctctcaaccgTCGATCAGCCTGTCGAGTTCTGATCTTATATCAACTCGGAATTCAATAACCGTTTTACTGACACACACCGTTGTCGAATCTTTCAAACCCGGTAGATCCAAGTCTACATTCTCGAGATGAAATTCTGAAGATTCATAGACCCGTCTTGAAATAAACCGTTTCGGAGGCGGCCACTGGCGCACGGAAAGCAATGTTGTAGTCGGTTACGCGGATGACAAACGAGCACTCGAAAGTGATACAGCCTGACGCAATCGGGATGATGTATCAAACAAAGGTGGGAGGCAAGACACGTCTAAGCCATGGGAGTGAATTTACTTTTGACGTCCTTCTAAGATACCTCCGTGCAAATGAGAAAACGTCATCGTTGTCGAcccatttatttttttatctacCACGATAACGACCAGAGACGCATATAGGAGTGTATCTTCCCTGATGCAGGATTGTAGTTTGATATCAGCCTTATGaaatattgcaaagaaaaatgaaacttCGGTATCCTTAAACGGGGATAGTTCTCTCGGGCGGGGATCTGTGACTATTTTTAACGGTCGGATAGGAAGAAACCtgcaaaacaattacagaaaagttgaAACCGAGATTCTCTGTGAAATTACTCAAAGATAAGCCTGGCAGGAAACGTGAGGTTTGTCGAGAACAAGCGATCAAATTTGCCCCCGTGTCTGAATCTATGTGTCTGATATATTTGCATAgtgatggccgccattttgaccTAAATAGCATTCAAAGTTACGTGGCTTGCTGTCACGGAATTCAGTCATGAGACGTTTCCCAGCATGTCAccgagatatgcatatatatcaGGGCTCTGAAGATCGTCTTTGCGACTGCGCTGTTACGAATATGAGTACTAGGAATGCAGCAATATAGTTTTCTTGAATACTGAAGGAGAGGACGCGCACTCTATCAATGCACACCATAGACAGAACACTACAGAACAATTCTCTTTgaagtttcacattttttctccATGTTTGAAATGGGATTAGTAACAAGAAAGACAACCTTGCGAGATTCAGTGTGTTACATCTGGCGGGTTGCCCGCCATTCGCGCGCAAATTCCAAGTTAGTATCGCTCTCGCAACCTTCGTGTAATTAGCCAATTCGAAAGAAACATTAACGTGTTACCATCACACTCTTGCGATGCTGGAAGATCGGAAACGTGCAGTTGTTTTATACAACGGTACTTCAAGTTCATTAATGTTCATATCTAGAACAGTCGGCATGGCAACAGTTCAAACCTTTTCTAAAACTATTGCCGACAGCCATCTtcgtatattttgaaatatcgaTCACATGCAGTTATAACAATTAATAAGGGCAcgggaaataaaatttaatttaatacaATAAATGACCGTACATCAACTTTCACACATACGGTGGCATCTTTACACGTACAATTGATGAGTTTATTTTAGCCATAGGCAGAAACTCTCACGGCTTCACTGAACATTTGCCTTGCGTTTTCTCTCAGCGCTAATAGAATAGATTCCGGTGTATTTCTACATCGGTGACTTCACAGGCACTTGTGTCTGAAACTCTTTTTTTTGTGAACATGGCGGCGCATATTTTTAGACCTTAAAATTGGAACAGCGCGGTATATTTGCGATTCGGGCCGGCGTTGAGTGATTACATATCACGTGACATGCGGCACGAAATCCAATAAGTAGTCTGACACGGATAGGAGTTGCAAAAGTCTTGGATACAAATCTTTCTGATCTTACAACGATACTTTCTTCATCGCTAGTATCTCTCTGCTGAGGCTATCgcggtttccatggcaacaaataTGACGCTTTCATAAATCGATGCGCCAAATGGCGCTTTGACATGTACAGAGTGAGTCGGGaaagataatgaaaataatcacaGCGGAATAATACAG from the Ptychodera flava strain L36383 chromosome 2, AS_Pfla_20210202, whole genome shotgun sequence genome contains:
- the LOC139118395 gene encoding uncharacterized protein: MDEEKRWKGGIYKKDDEKRWKAGLFKKDADEEKRWKAGLFKKDADEEKRWKAGLFKKDADEEKRWKAGLFKKDADEEKRWKAGLFKKDADEDDSDQNEDDKRWKGGIYKRDAKRWKTGIFVKRNPQNTDLELETKLVDALEIDDELEVLSDCIDALTQKGLLVVRPSTEAKGCFVTYDEMVYCGS